The following proteins are co-located in the Streptomyces sp. NBC_00435 genome:
- a CDS encoding peptidase has product MAIESDSGQVQSLTSGSGFPTFPVAPGYRVNVRNGPGTNYSVVRVLPLGATVGIRCQCEGMTVSGPYGTTNLWDCIGNGEFVSDAYVKTGSDGWVTSRCG; this is encoded by the coding sequence ATGGCCATCGAGAGCGATTCCGGCCAAGTCCAGAGCCTGACGTCGGGCTCCGGATTTCCGACATTCCCGGTCGCACCGGGCTACCGGGTGAACGTCCGCAACGGTCCCGGCACCAACTACTCGGTCGTCCGCGTCCTGCCGCTCGGCGCGACCGTCGGGATCCGCTGCCAGTGCGAGGGCATGACCGTCTCGGGCCCGTACGGCACGACCAACCTGTGGGACTGCATCGGCAACGGCGAGTTCGTCTCCGACGCCTACGTGAAGACGGGCAGCGACGGCTGGGTCACCAGCCGCTGCGGCTGA
- a CDS encoding ABC transporter ATP-binding protein: MMNNQAAAAVHAADLTVRRGTGRNPRTVIDGIGFDVPRGRITGLLGPSGCGKSTLMRSVVGTQAHVTGTLDVLGSPAGHPGLRSRIGYVTQAPSVYDDLTVRQNLDYFAAVLDPGRAAADRRRETVTRAIADVDLTSRATALAGNLSGGQRSRVSLAVALLGSPELLVLDEPTVGLDPVLRRDLWNLFHDIAATRGATLLVSSHVMDEAERCHDLLLMREGRILAQGTPDALRTRTNADTVEEGFLRLVDAAVAEAADADAAAAAADVAVAHPEAANGSTR, translated from the coding sequence ATGATGAATAACCAAGCGGCCGCCGCCGTCCACGCAGCCGACCTCACGGTCCGCCGCGGCACCGGCCGCAACCCCCGCACCGTCATCGACGGCATCGGCTTCGACGTCCCCCGCGGCCGCATCACCGGCCTCCTCGGCCCCTCCGGCTGCGGGAAGTCCACCCTGATGCGCTCCGTCGTCGGCACCCAGGCCCACGTCACCGGCACCCTCGACGTCCTCGGCAGCCCCGCCGGCCACCCCGGACTGCGCTCGCGCATCGGCTACGTCACCCAGGCGCCCTCCGTCTACGACGACCTCACCGTCCGGCAGAACCTCGACTACTTCGCCGCCGTCCTCGACCCGGGCCGCGCCGCCGCCGACCGCCGCCGCGAGACCGTCACCCGGGCCATCGCCGACGTCGACCTCACCAGCCGCGCCACCGCCCTCGCCGGCAACCTCTCCGGCGGCCAGCGCAGCCGAGTCTCCCTCGCCGTCGCCCTCCTGGGCAGCCCCGAGCTCCTCGTCCTCGACGAGCCGACCGTCGGCCTCGACCCCGTCCTTCGCCGCGACCTGTGGAACCTCTTCCACGACATCGCCGCCACCCGCGGAGCCACCCTCCTCGTCTCCTCCCACGTCATGGACGAAGCCGAGCGCTGCCACGACCTGCTCCTCATGCGCGAGGGCCGCATCCTCGCGCAGGGCACCCCGGACGCACTGCGCACCCGTACGAACGCCGACACCGTGGAAGAGGGCTTCCTCCGCCTCGTCGACGCGGCCGTGGCGGAAGCCGCCGACGCCGACGCCGCAGCCGCAGCCGCCGACGTGGCAGTCGCACACCCCGAAGCCGCCAACGGGAGCACCCGATGA
- a CDS encoding ABC transporter permease — MSIARTTATAARVLRQLRHDPRSIALMLLVPVLMLILLRYVFDGSPRTFDSIGASLLGIFPLITMFLITSIATLRERTSGTLERLLAMPLGKGDLIAGYALAFGAMAVIQSLLATGVALWVLGLDVIGSPWPLLLVALLDALLGTALGLFVSAFAASEFQAVQFMPAVIFPQLLLCGLFAARSTMQPVLEGISNVLPMSYAVDGMTQVLTHTDMTTDFVRDALVVAGCALLVLALGAATLRRRTP, encoded by the coding sequence ATGAGCATCGCCCGCACCACCGCCACCGCGGCCCGCGTCCTGCGCCAGCTCCGCCACGACCCGCGCTCCATCGCACTGATGCTGCTGGTCCCCGTACTGATGCTGATCCTGCTCCGCTACGTCTTCGACGGCAGCCCGCGGACGTTCGACAGCATCGGCGCCAGCCTCCTCGGCATCTTCCCGCTGATCACGATGTTCCTGATCACCTCCATCGCGACCCTGCGCGAGCGCACCTCCGGCACCCTCGAACGCCTCCTCGCCATGCCGCTCGGCAAGGGCGACCTCATCGCGGGCTACGCCCTCGCCTTCGGCGCCATGGCCGTGATCCAGTCGCTGCTCGCCACCGGCGTCGCCCTCTGGGTCCTCGGGCTCGACGTCATCGGCTCCCCGTGGCCGCTCCTGCTCGTCGCCCTGCTCGACGCGCTCCTCGGCACGGCGCTCGGCCTCTTCGTCTCCGCCTTCGCGGCCTCCGAGTTCCAGGCCGTCCAGTTCATGCCGGCCGTGATCTTCCCGCAGCTCCTGTTGTGCGGCCTCTTCGCGGCGCGCTCCACCATGCAGCCGGTCCTGGAAGGCATCTCGAACGTCCTGCCCATGTCCTACGCCGTCGACGGCATGACGCAGGTCCTCACCCATACGGACATGACCACCGATTTCGTCCGCGACGCCCTCGTCGTCGCAGGCTGCGCCCTCCTGGTCCTCGCCCTCGGCGCCGCCACCCTCCGCCGCCGCACGCCCTGA
- the proC gene encoding pyrroline-5-carboxylate reductase → MTQTVAVLGTGKIGEALLSGMIRGGWPASKLLVTARRPERAEELRTRYGVEAVSNAEAAKRADTLILTVKPQDMGKLLEELAPHVPADRLVISGAAGVPTSFFEERLASGTPVVRVMTNTPALVDEAMSVISAGSHATAAHLLHTEEIFGGVGKTLRVPESQQDAATALSGSGPAYFYFLVEAMTDAGILLGLPRAQAHDLIVQAAIGAAVMLRDSGEHPVKLREAVTSPAGTTINAIVELEKHGVRAALIAALEAARDRSRELASGNS, encoded by the coding sequence ATGACCCAGACAGTCGCAGTCCTCGGTACCGGCAAGATCGGCGAGGCCCTGCTCAGCGGGATGATCCGCGGCGGCTGGCCCGCCTCCAAGCTCCTCGTCACCGCCCGCCGCCCGGAACGCGCCGAGGAGCTCCGCACCCGCTACGGCGTCGAGGCCGTCAGCAACGCCGAGGCCGCCAAGCGCGCCGACACCCTCATCCTCACCGTGAAGCCGCAGGACATGGGCAAGCTCCTCGAAGAGCTCGCCCCGCACGTCCCCGCAGACCGCCTGGTCATCAGCGGCGCCGCCGGCGTCCCGACCTCATTCTTCGAGGAACGGCTCGCCTCCGGCACGCCGGTCGTCCGCGTCATGACCAACACCCCCGCCCTCGTCGACGAGGCCATGTCCGTCATCTCTGCCGGCAGCCACGCCACGGCCGCACACCTCCTGCACACGGAGGAGATCTTCGGCGGCGTCGGCAAGACCCTGCGCGTCCCCGAGTCCCAGCAGGACGCGGCCACCGCCCTGTCCGGCTCCGGCCCGGCCTACTTCTACTTCCTCGTCGAGGCCATGACCGACGCCGGCATCCTCCTCGGCCTGCCGCGCGCCCAGGCCCACGACCTCATCGTCCAGGCCGCCATCGGCGCCGCCGTCATGCTCCGCGACAGCGGCGAACACCCGGTCAAGCTCCGCGAGGCCGTCACCTCCCCGGCCGGCACCACCATCAACGCGATCGTGGAGCTGGAGAAGCACGGCGTACGGGCGGCCCTGATCGCCGCCCTCGAAGCGGCCCGCGACCGCAGCCGCGAACTCGCCTCCGGCAACAGCTGA
- the trpS gene encoding tryptophan--tRNA ligase: MTRIFSGVKPTGHLTLGNYLGAVRQWVAAEQRPDEALFCVVDLHALTVEHDPARVRRLSRQAATLLLAAGLTPEKCTLFVQSHVDEHARLSYLLECTASDGELRRMVQYKEKTAKAQASGEGVRLSLLTYPVLMAADILAYRTEEVPVGEDQRQHVELTRDLAVRFNQRYGHTFTVPRATHPVVAARVMDLQDPTSKMGKSGDAGPGVVFILDEPEAVRKKLMRAVTDSGDDGVVYDRAERPGVANLLDILAACTGSEPEKLADGYSGYGALKRDVADAVVELLRPVRVRHAELAADPGTVQAVLREGAGRARAMARPVVDEAYRAIGLLEP; encoded by the coding sequence CGACCGGGCATCTGACACTGGGGAACTACCTGGGGGCCGTACGGCAGTGGGTCGCCGCCGAGCAGCGGCCCGACGAGGCGCTGTTCTGCGTCGTCGATCTGCACGCCCTGACCGTCGAGCACGATCCGGCCCGGGTGCGCCGGCTCAGCCGGCAGGCCGCGACACTGCTGCTGGCCGCCGGTCTGACGCCCGAGAAGTGCACGCTGTTCGTGCAGAGCCATGTGGACGAGCACGCGCGGCTGTCCTACCTGCTGGAGTGCACGGCTTCCGACGGGGAACTGCGGCGGATGGTGCAGTACAAGGAGAAGACGGCGAAGGCGCAGGCCTCGGGCGAAGGCGTACGGCTTTCGCTGCTCACCTATCCCGTACTGATGGCCGCGGACATCCTGGCCTACCGGACCGAGGAGGTGCCGGTGGGTGAGGACCAGCGCCAGCACGTCGAGCTCACCCGGGATCTGGCCGTCCGCTTCAACCAGCGCTACGGGCACACCTTCACGGTGCCCAGGGCCACGCATCCGGTGGTGGCCGCGCGGGTGATGGACCTGCAGGACCCGACTTCGAAGATGGGGAAGTCCGGGGACGCGGGCCCGGGGGTGGTGTTCATCCTCGACGAGCCCGAGGCCGTGCGGAAGAAGCTGATGCGGGCCGTCACCGACAGCGGGGACGACGGGGTCGTCTACGACCGGGCGGAACGGCCCGGGGTGGCGAACCTGCTGGACATCCTCGCCGCATGCACCGGGAGCGAGCCCGAGAAGCTCGCCGACGGGTACAGCGGCTACGGGGCGCTCAAGCGGGACGTCGCCGACGCCGTGGTGGAGCTGCTCCGGCCGGTCCGCGTCCGGCACGCGGAGCTGGCGGCCGATCCGGGGACGGTGCAGGCGGTGCTGCGCGAGGGGGCCGGGCGGGCACGGGCGATGGCGCGGCCCGTCGTAGACGAGGCGTACCGGGCCATCGGGCTGCTCGAGCCCTGA